Part of the Anomaloglossus baeobatrachus isolate aAnoBae1 chromosome 1, aAnoBae1.hap1, whole genome shotgun sequence genome, TATATTTGCCCCTCTCTGGTCATTTTTTTGTATACATTGGGGCAGAAGGAGACTGAATGTGGCATCCAATATTTGGGGTATAACACAGACTCTTTATAGGCCACATCCAGAATAAGTATGTTGTGGCCGTTGATGAATGTGGACGTGGAGCGCACGATCGTGGCTCTTATTTACTGTCACTGGCCTCCCTGCATTTAAGCCTCTCTTCTGGATAACAATTGGGGGGAAGGTCCATGACTTTGTATTTCCTTCTTTACAGAGAACCAGATTTTGTAGTCACCTTGAAAATCCGGAAATCGATCCCGTGTGGATTTGTGGCCAAACCGTCACGTACATTCAGCTCTTCTGAAACTCTACGACAATGCGCTGAAAATGGCGACTTCTGCCAGAATGAAGGAGCTGCAGTACATGGACTGTCCACCGGGGGCAGACACGGACCTTCTGCCAGGAGGGGACCCTGCACAGCGGGGATCAGAGCTTGCTCCACAGTTCCCCCTCTTCTTCAGATGGCAGCCAGGTTTTGATGAACTCTTCAGAGACCACCAGTGTTTTCCTGAATGCGGCGCCCCCTTCTGGCTGCTGCGATCAGGCTCAAGTTCAGTGAACACTTTTTTTGCTGCTATCACACAGACTTTTCTCCACCGGACGATCGCTCCACACCACCTGCACAGACCTTACGTCACgcaatactttgtggcatttgaccGTTCAGCACAATTTTCCTTTGTAGCTCGGTATGTTCATAGCGCTAATGAAGCAGTTCATGAAGCTACAGGGGCCGCCTGTGTCCTCCCAGCGCACATGCACGCTACCGGTGTCAGGACTGGACTGACGCCATGTTCCAAGGACAGCAATACACTGCCATGTAGTTACCCCCTATCAGAGTTAATGGGGGGTGTACTAAGACCCCTGGACTCCTCCATTTTTACGGCATTCATTTCTGTATCACCAGCCTGGTGTAAGCTCCCCATGTTGTATAATAGCAGTATTGTCCTGTACAGTGTGAATGTCCCATTATGTATGTCCATGTTGTGTTTTTGTCTCTACCCTGGACCTCCTCGGCCTCGTCTGACTCTTGTATCTCCTATACTCTCCTGCAGACATCAGATATTCATTGGTGGATCCTTTTGATTTTGCTTTGCAGATGTTTCTACGCCCGTGGCAGGCCATAGACATTACACTTGTGGCTGGTCCCACTGAAATTGGTTGGATCTGCCAATATCTTCCTAACATCTACTATCGTATTATTTCACGACTGCTTTGACTATATACAGTTGTTCGATTGTGCTGACTTTCCTCATTGTTTGACTGGATGGTCCTCCTTGTTCTCGTCTGGTTCCACCAACCGTTGTCCTCATGTCGTGAATTCATCTATGATCTTGTCTGGCCAAACCAACCTTGTCTGTGACTGGGACGACTTCTCTATCACTCCATGTAGAAAAGGAATTGGAAAAGATCTACCACTCGAACCAGAAACTGTGTCACACCAGGTCCAGGTGGATCCACACATATATCCCACAATCACCATAAGGTTCTATCTGACAAAAAAATTCTAGTGACTTGTGCTCATTTTTGTATTGACCTTCATGATGTTTTCTGGCTCTACCGACCTTCTGTATCACGTGAGACTGTGCTAATGCTCTTTATGTTGATCTCCTTGGTTTTGTCTAGCTGTATCGACTCACGGGACTATCCTAATCTCCTCTGTGTTGTGTGACTGTATGGACCTCCATGATTTTGTCTGGTTTTACTGGTtcttgacatatgtgagtgccataATCTCACCAGGTTGAGTTCCTGGATTGACCTCCTTGGTTTCGTCCGGCTGTACTGACTCTGTTTCATGGGACTATTCTGATCTCCTCTGTGTTGTGTGACTGGATggacctccatgatcttgtctggtTTTACTGATTTTTGACGTATGTGAGTGCTGTAATCTCAATTTGATTGAGTTCCTGGATTGACGACCTTTGTTTTGTCTAGCTGTACAGACTGTTTCACGGGACTATCCTGATCTCCTCTATGTTGTGTGACTGTAAGGACCTCCATGACCTTTCTGGTTTTACCAGCTCTTAACCTGCGGAGATTACGGCATTCACATATGTTGTGTTCCTAGATTGACCTCCTTAGTTTTGTCTAGCTGTATGGATTATGTTTCACGTGGCTCTCCTGATCTCCTCTGTGTTGTGTGACTGGATAGACATCCATGAGCTTGTCTGATTTTACTGACTCTTGACGTGTTTGAGTGCCGTTAACTTACCAGGTTGAGTTCCTGGTTCGACCTCCATGGTTTTGTCTATCTGCATTAACTCTGTGTCCTGAGATGGTCCAGATATCTTCTCTGAGTGGCTAGATTGACCTAAATGGACTTTTCTTTCTTTAGCAATTGAAGTACCTGGCCTGATTTCCTTCATATTGTGTGACCTCTATGGTCCAGTCATCTTGTTCTAGCTCTGTCTCATGTGACTCCTGACCTCCTCGATGTTCATTGACTCTTCCATGGCCATGTCTGGCTGTATTGACCCTCTGTCTTGGGGTGTCCCTGATCTTCCCAATGTTATATGATTAGGTTGACCTCCTGTATACTACCACAGTTGAGCAGCGACTGTGCTGTAAAATAGATGTATATATTTGGCTATTGTATATATGGACCATTTTGTGGAGCAGGTCATATTGTAGTGGATCTGTTCCTTTTATGAGGTTCTTCCCGCACTATGATACTGATTTCGCAGGGACTACACTGCCCCAAAGAGGTATTACTCCAGGTGTATATTGAAGCTCCTCAGTGTTGGTGGCATATCTCATAGATTAGAGCCAGAAGAGACAGAGGGGACTTACATTGGATAATACTCCACATAAAAGATCCGTAGGACTCCGGCCACAAGCAAACATCAGTAAAGGTTGGAATGTGGTGGAACTCGCCATGGCTGCCACATCACCGGGCCCTTGTGTCACAGAAAATAATCCTCTGTCTGTCAGAGATCTGTAGGTCAGTTATCCACTTATTATAAGTCCTACCTCCATCGCTGGTGAAGACTTATCTTTATATTCAGCCAAACTTCAATTTTATGGGATGTAAACGTCTTCTCTATACGCAATCAGGCTCCAGCTCTGTCATTATCCAATTTCTTTCTCCGTAGTCCTCCAGTCTCTTTCTCCGTAGTCCTCCAGTCTCTTTCTCCGTAGTCCTCCAGTCTCTTTCTCCGTAGTCCTCCAGTCTCTTTCTCCGTAGTCCTCCAGTCTCTTTCTCCGTAGTCCTCCAGTCTCTTTCTCCGTAGTCCTCCAGTCTCATTCTCCGTAGTCCTCCAGTCTCTTTCTCCGTAGTCCTCCAGTCTCATTCTCCGTAGTCCTCCAGTCTCATTCTCCGTAGTCCTCCAGTCTCATTCTCCGTAGTCCTCCAGTCTCATTCTCCGTAGTCCTCCAGTCTCATTCTCCGTAGTCCTCCAGTCTCATTCTCCGTAGTCCTCCAGTCTCATTCTCCGTAGTCCTCCAGTCTCATCTTCCGTAGTCGTCCAATCTGTTCCTCTGCAGTTGTCCAGTCTCGTCCTTTTCGCAGATCGCTGTTCTCCTCTGCAGATGACCTGTCTCTTAATTTGTAGACAGTCCATATCCTCCTCTGCAGCAGGCTAATCTCATTCTCTGCAGACTTTAAATCTCCTCCCTTATATTCATCTAATCTAATTCCTGTGCAGATCGGCTATAGCCTCCTGTGGAGACTACCTATCTCCTTCCCTGCAGGCCTCCAGTTTCTGCCCCTGCAGGTCTCCagtctccttccctgcaggtctccagTCTCTCCTCCTCTGCAGGTCTCCAGTCTCTCCTCCTCTGCAGGTCTCCAGTCTCTCCTCCTCTGCAGGTATCCAGGCTCCGCCCCTGCAGATCTTCagactccttccctgcaggtctccagtctctcctcccctgcaggtctccagtctctcctcccctgcaggtctccagtctctcctcccctgcaggtctccagtctctcctcccctgcaggtctccagtctctcctcccctgcaggtctccagtctctcctcccctgcaggtctccagtctctcctcccctgcaggtctccagtctctcctcccctgcaggtctccagtctctcctcccctgcaggtctccagtctctcctcccctgcaggtctccagtctctcctcccctgcaggtctccagTCTCTCCTCCTCTGCAGGTCTCCAGTCTCTCCTCCTCTGCAGGTCTCCAGTCTCTCCTCCTCTGCAGGTCaccagtctcctccccctgcaggtttccagtctcctcccctgcaggtctccagtttcctcccctgcaggtctccagtttcctcccctgcaggtctccagtctcctcccctgcaggtctctaggcTCTGTCCATGCAGGTCTCTAGGCTCTGTCCATGCAGGTCTCcagtctcctcccctgcaggtctccagtctcctcccctgcaggtctccagtctcctcccctgcaggtctccagtttcctcccctgcaggtctctaggcTCTGTCCATGCAGGTCTCCAGTCTCCTCCTCTGCAGGACTTAAGTCTTCACCCCTGCAGGACTCCATGTTCTGCCCCTGCAGGTCTCCAGTCTGCTCCTCTGCAGGTATCCAGGCTTCACCCCTCCAGTTCTCCATTCTCCTCCTCTGCAGAACTCCAGACTCCACCCCTGCAGTTCTCCAGTCTCCTCCTCTGCAGGTATCCAGTCTCCTCCTCTGCAGGTATCCAGGCTCCGCCCCTGCAGATCTTCagactccttccctgcaggtctccagtctctcctcccctgcaggtctccagtctctcctcccctgcaggtctccagtctctcctcccctgcaggtctccagtctctcctcccctgcaggtctccagtctctcctcccctgcagtaccccagtctctcctcccctgcaggaccccagtctcctcatctgcaggaccccagtctcctcccctgtaggtctctaggcTCTGTCCATGCAGGTCTCCAGTCTCCTCCTCTGCAGGACTCAAGTCTTCACCCCTGCAGGACTCCATGTTCTGCCCCTGCAGGTCTCCAGTCTTCTCCCCTGCAGGTATCCAGGCTTCACCCCTCCAGTTCTCCATTCTTCTCCTCTGCAGAACTCCAGACTCCACCCCTGCAGTTCTCCAGTCTCCTCCTCTGCAGGTATCCAGGCTCCGCCCCTGCAGATCTTCAGACTCCTCTCCTGCAGGACCCCAGTCTCTCCTCCCCTGCAGGACCCCAGTCTCTCCTCCCCTGCAGGACCCCAGTCTCTCCTCCCCTGCAGGACCCCAGTCTCTCCTCCCCTGCAGGACCCCAGTCTCTCCTCCCCTGCAGGACCCCAgtctctcctcccctgcaggtctccagtctctcctcccctgcaggtctccagtctctcctcccctgcaggtctccagtctctcctcccctgcaggtctccagtctctcctcccctgcaggtctccagtctctcctcccctgcaggtctccagTCTCTCCTCCCCTGCAGATTTCCAGTCTCTCCTCCCCTGCAGATTTCCAGTCTCTCCTCCCCTGCAGATTTCCAGTCTCTCCTCCCCTGCAGTTTTCCAGTCTCTCCTCCCCTGCAGTTTTCCAgtctctcctcccctgcaggtctccagtctctcctcccctgcaggtctccagtctctcctcccctgcaggtctccagtctctcctcccctgcaggtctccagtctctcctcccctgcaggtctccagtctctcctcccctgcaggtctccagtctctcctcccctgcaggtctccagTCTCTCCGCCCCTGCAGTTCTCCAGTCTCTCCTCCCCTGCAGCTCTCCAGTCTCCTCCCCTGCAGGACCCCAGTCTCCTCATCTACAGGTATCCAGTCTCTCTGCGCCTGCAGTTCTCCAGTCTCTCTGCGCCTGCAGTTCTCCAGTCTCTCTGCGCCTGCAGTTCTCCAGTCTCTCTGCGCCTGCAGTTCTCCAGTCTCTCTGCGCCTGCAGTTCTCCAGTCTCTCTGCGCCTGCAGTTCTCCAGTCTCTCTGCGCCTGCAGTTCTCCAGTCTCTCTGCGCCTGCAGTTCTCCAGTCTCTCTGCGCCTGCAGTTCTCCAGTCTCTCTGCGCCTGCAGTTCTCCAGTCTCCGCCCCTGCAGTTCTCCAGTCTCCGCCCCTGCAGTTCCCCAGTCTTCTCCTCTCACCTCCTTACTCAACAGGTTGCTTCTTTGCACAGATTCCTCAGTGATTGTTACTAATTATGAGCAGTCAGTTAAGCTGTTGACAATAAGGGAATTCTCCTAACGTGAGTTACCGCGGGCATTACCTGTCACATGGGTTGTGATCAGTTATAGCTGTTATTAACCTGTCATTATAAGATCTGATCCTTATGTTTCATATCCTGGTGCTTCTGTCCTGATATTTAAAGCCCCATAGAAATGACATCAGATCCTCGGGGGTTGCACATCCCGACCTGACAATTGGGCGTTAGCCTCTGCTCCTATTCGCTATGTGTCTGTGTTTCTTTGGGTTTTTTGACCGTTGGGTCACGGTGATGCTAATCTGTCCGTGTGCATCTCATTAGTGGCTCTTTTATTTGGCGCGGTCATCTATATGTCTAATAATTACCTCCTTCGTTAGGAGCAGTAGTTTGGTAAAGCCGCCGGACTTTGTGGGTGACCAGCTCCTTATTGGAGGGACAGTATGGAGGGTCCAGATATCGCGGGCATCGATCCTGCTAGGTACATGCAGCATGCCTTAGTATGAGGGGCTGGAAGGAAGATCTGTGCCCACTATCTAACGTGTATGGGCTCCTTtattctccagtcacatccagaactGCAGTTCTTTAGCATTTTAACCATGCTCTTCAGGTGGCAGGCTCGATGCAAACACTACATTTCCCACAATGACCACCGCTGGTGAACCTGAACCAGCAGGAGGCAGAAGTGAGAGGTGAAGTCGTGAAGCCAAAAAGCGAAGAAGAGACCAGTAGAAAggggaatgcagctctggatgtgactagagtAGGACACACAATGCAATGAGAGTAAACACTTATTCCCCCATCTCCCACCCcggtatatatagcagagctgccgGTATATACATCGTGATAGATATGGACAGTATCTGTCCTCAGAATCTGTAGATCTCATCGCTTTGTCGCGGATTGGAGGTCACATCACGGTTACGTTGTGTCAGGTCCTCCTTTATTGTATGTTTGCTGCCTTATATCTCAGCGCGCCCCTCGTTATAATGTGTATTAACTCCTTGTCTTCTGTATAGATCATGGTTTTTTGCTTATTGTGTATCCAGAAAGCTGCCGACAATTTTATTTGTTAAAATAAACCCTTGATGATGATTGATAATGATGACCGGCATCATGACCTCTCGGGCTACAAAGACGAGACAGAAAGGCACCAAGTGCCAAGTACTCATTTACTCTAAGCCAGTAACGTAGTCTCGTCAGGTCCTGTATATATGTATCCACACAGAAATATtctagtatgatgccccacagtacattccccccacacacagtataatgtccccacaatacattccccccacacacagtatactgtcctcacagtacattccccccacacacagtatactgtcctcacagtacattccccccacacaccgtataatgtccccacagtacattccccccacacacagtatgatgtcctcacagtacattccccccacacacagtatgatgtcctcacagtacattccccccacacacagtatgatgtccccacagtacattccccccacacacagtatactgtcctcacagtacattccccccacacaccgtataatgtccccacagtacattcccccc contains:
- the LOC142257830 gene encoding uncharacterized protein LOC142257830, whose translation is MQVSSLLLCRTQVFTPAGLHVLPLQVSSLLPCRYPGFTPPVLHSSPLQNSRLHPCSSPVSSSAGIQAPPLQIFRLLSCRTPVSPPLQDPSLSSPAGPQSLLPCRTPVSPPLQDPSLSSPAGPQSLLPCRSPVSPPLQVSSLSSPAGLQSLLPCRSPVSPPLQVSSLSSPAGLQSLLPCRFPVSPPLQISSLSSPADFQSLLPCSFPVSPPLQFSSLSSPAGLQSLLPCRSPVSPPLQVSSLSSPAGLQSLLPCRSPVSPPLQVSSLSSPAGLQSLRPCSSPVSPPLQLSSLLPCRTPVSSSTGIQSLCACSSPVSLRLQFSSLSAPAVLQSLCACSSPVSLRLQFSSLSAPAVLQSLCACSSPVSLRLQFSSLSAPAVLQSLCACSSPVSAPAVLQSPPLQFPSLLLSPPYSTGCFFAQIPQ